In Reichenbachiella agarivorans, one genomic interval encodes:
- a CDS encoding sugar porter family MFS transporter: MNKRLIYYSIVVAMAGFLFGFDTVVISGANLPIKELWQTSEWFHGTFIMSMALWGTVIGALIAGFPTDKFGRKNTLIGIGVLYFVSAIGSGLATDPYMFSFFRFIGGLGVGISSIAAPTYISEISSANNRGKLGALYQFNIVFGILIAFISNYLLKGVGGANDWRWMLGIEGLPAIIYTVMVFGIPKSPRWLVLHKNDEAAALKVLQKTSTAEEAQAILVDIRLDQEQTKDDVSSVFSKKYKVSLLLAFLIAFFNQLSGINFILYYAPEILEKAGFATSDSLFSSIAIGLVNLIFTIAGMYLIDRAGRKQLMYIGSFGYIISLLMVAYGFYTEATASFKLAFILLFIASHAIGQGAVIWVFISEIFPNRVRAYGQAWGCGIHWVFAALITLFGAVLIHVFEPWMIFALFGGLMVLQLVFVHFMMPETKGKSLEQLEKELVK; the protein is encoded by the coding sequence GGCGGGCTTTCTCTTTGGATTCGATACGGTCGTGATCTCTGGAGCCAACCTACCTATCAAAGAACTGTGGCAAACCTCTGAATGGTTTCATGGCACTTTTATCATGTCCATGGCTTTGTGGGGGACTGTCATCGGAGCATTGATAGCAGGGTTTCCTACTGACAAATTTGGTAGAAAAAACACCCTTATTGGTATTGGAGTTCTATACTTCGTATCGGCCATTGGATCAGGATTAGCGACTGACCCCTACATGTTTTCATTTTTCAGATTCATAGGGGGGCTAGGTGTAGGCATCTCTTCGATCGCCGCACCTACCTACATCTCTGAGATATCCTCAGCCAACAACCGCGGAAAACTGGGTGCTCTGTATCAATTCAACATCGTGTTTGGTATACTGATCGCTTTCATCTCCAACTACCTACTCAAAGGAGTCGGTGGAGCCAATGACTGGCGATGGATGCTTGGGATCGAGGGATTGCCAGCGATTATTTACACAGTCATGGTATTTGGTATTCCCAAAAGCCCAAGATGGCTGGTATTGCACAAAAATGATGAGGCTGCAGCACTAAAAGTATTGCAAAAAACCTCGACCGCAGAAGAAGCTCAAGCAATCTTGGTTGACATCAGATTGGATCAAGAACAAACGAAGGACGATGTATCGAGTGTATTCTCCAAAAAATACAAGGTATCCTTACTGCTGGCCTTTTTGATTGCTTTTTTCAATCAATTGTCAGGCATCAATTTCATCCTCTACTATGCTCCAGAGATACTAGAAAAAGCAGGATTTGCCACATCTGATTCTCTGTTTAGCTCCATAGCCATCGGGTTGGTCAATCTGATATTCACCATCGCAGGGATGTACCTGATCGACCGAGCAGGAAGAAAGCAACTCATGTATATAGGTTCGTTTGGCTATATCATTAGCCTTTTGATGGTCGCCTATGGCTTCTACACCGAAGCTACCGCCAGCTTCAAACTTGCCTTCATTCTCCTGTTCATTGCATCACATGCCATAGGACAAGGTGCAGTGATATGGGTGTTTATCTCCGAGATATTCCCCAACAGGGTACGGGCTTATGGACAAGCTTGGGGCTGTGGCATCCACTGGGTATTTGCAGCATTGATCACCTTATTTGGTGCAGTATTGATTCATGTATTCGAACCATGGATGATCTTCGCGCTATTCGGTGGCTTGATGGTATTGCAGCTTGTTTTTGTACATTTCATGATGCCTGAAACCAAAGGAAAGTCACTCGAACAACTTGAAAAAGAATTAGTTAAATAA
- a CDS encoding RICIN domain-containing protein translates to MKTKITISQTWLWCMKATVCLMFFGLVSHAQTTVYSLSALKPYLDDNNANVKLAPGTYSVTAADVANGLYSDQSDVVGRISKVLFLFEGNNSTYDFTGVTINVSTAVFQSFGNYNVYEMQIIGNNNVLKNLTLVDNGSVNDNPSKSACNLVMDGSGNRIEGFHVTVKGSYPYGYGDAFGKGGGPVISHRKHSACLIRGESNHVKNCTFIHRSYGHAIFMQAASNPTVEGCNVEGEMRTTDDMLDEEGTGSPADNVDFMTVWGYKLPAGYMMSLGEGGIRAYNAGETVINGVGYERGTSNPTVLNCTVKYMRTGVTLAHATGTKYVEGCTIIGCEQGYAIGSGNVVNCRADAAFGPVYQSTYDNDNGFHADITIIPAVDAYYNGSKSVAYIGSDYSNVTLRSSEATVNQNLKIQMGGDHKNIRFLNGSNASQNNHSGYHVDIENFTNYPIVIASGTNYITGESCGTVTNSGSNNSISSSSNCPSFGGDFQLVKRNATNYAIDGGVGAVVGRSVELYTYVQHANLTWTEIDRGGGYYSYQKLNTTVCLDGGSGGSNGQDVTLKTCSSSNYAQQWQKIDAGNGHYRLQKRGTNFSIDGGNGGAINQNVYLWASSSTNQNQQWRFDNVSSARVVSQETVDPSILTNELTIYPNPAMETFKILVKDKGFSSYMLFDVRGGMLQRDVFDPAVEELAIDVKQYSAGIYLLKLEGANDSKTLRLVKE, encoded by the coding sequence ATGAAAACTAAAATTACAATCAGCCAAACTTGGCTATGGTGTATGAAAGCCACCGTATGCCTCATGTTTTTTGGATTGGTTTCTCATGCACAGACGACAGTTTATTCGCTCAGTGCTTTGAAGCCATACCTTGATGACAACAATGCCAATGTCAAATTGGCTCCAGGTACATACTCTGTCACCGCAGCGGATGTGGCCAACGGATTGTACTCAGATCAATCCGATGTAGTGGGTAGAATCTCAAAGGTTCTTTTTCTCTTTGAGGGAAACAACAGTACCTATGATTTTACAGGTGTGACTATCAATGTCTCCACAGCGGTGTTTCAGTCCTTTGGTAACTACAACGTGTATGAAATGCAGATCATAGGCAACAACAATGTACTCAAAAATCTAACATTGGTGGATAATGGCTCTGTAAATGACAACCCAAGCAAGTCAGCATGCAACCTAGTCATGGACGGATCTGGCAACAGAATCGAGGGTTTTCATGTGACAGTCAAAGGTTCTTATCCCTATGGGTACGGAGATGCTTTTGGCAAGGGTGGAGGACCCGTGATTTCTCATAGGAAACACAGCGCATGTTTGATCAGAGGTGAATCTAATCACGTCAAAAATTGTACATTTATTCATAGATCCTATGGTCATGCCATTTTTATGCAGGCAGCTAGCAACCCTACGGTCGAAGGGTGCAATGTAGAAGGTGAAATGCGGACTACCGATGATATGTTGGACGAGGAAGGCACAGGTTCACCAGCGGATAACGTGGATTTCATGACCGTCTGGGGATATAAACTTCCTGCGGGATACATGATGAGTTTGGGTGAAGGTGGAATCCGCGCCTACAATGCAGGAGAGACAGTCATCAATGGTGTCGGATATGAAAGAGGTACCTCTAATCCTACTGTGCTCAACTGCACAGTCAAATACATGAGAACAGGAGTGACGCTGGCACATGCTACTGGAACCAAATACGTCGAAGGATGTACGATCATTGGCTGTGAGCAGGGATATGCAATTGGCTCAGGAAATGTGGTCAATTGTAGAGCCGATGCGGCATTTGGCCCTGTATATCAAAGCACTTATGACAATGATAATGGCTTTCATGCGGACATCACGATTATCCCTGCGGTAGATGCGTACTACAACGGGAGTAAAAGTGTGGCATACATTGGGAGTGATTATTCCAATGTTACGCTGAGGAGTTCTGAAGCCACAGTGAATCAAAACCTAAAAATACAAATGGGTGGTGATCACAAAAACATTCGTTTCTTGAATGGAAGTAACGCATCGCAGAATAATCATTCAGGTTATCATGTAGATATAGAAAACTTCACAAACTATCCGATTGTCATAGCATCAGGCACGAACTATATAACAGGGGAGTCTTGTGGTACAGTAACCAATAGCGGATCCAACAACAGCATTAGCAGTTCGTCAAACTGTCCTTCGTTTGGAGGGGATTTTCAGCTCGTCAAACGAAACGCAACAAACTACGCCATCGACGGTGGAGTAGGTGCAGTGGTAGGTAGGTCAGTTGAGCTCTATACTTATGTACAACATGCCAACCTGACTTGGACTGAGATCGATCGTGGTGGGGGTTATTATTCTTATCAAAAACTAAACACTACAGTATGCCTTGATGGAGGGAGTGGAGGATCCAATGGACAAGATGTGACTCTAAAGACGTGTTCGTCAAGTAATTATGCTCAACAGTGGCAAAAAATAGATGCAGGCAATGGACACTACAGATTACAAAAACGTGGCACCAACTTTTCTATTGACGGAGGGAATGGAGGCGCAATAAATCAAAACGTGTATTTATGGGCGTCTAGCAGCACCAATCAAAACCAACAATGGCGCTTTGACAATGTAAGCAGCGCCAGAGTAGTCAGTCAGGAGACCGTAGACCCAAGTATATTGACAAACGAATTGACAATATATCCTAATCCTGCGATGGAGACTTTTAAAATCCTAGTCAAGGACAAAGGATTTAGCAGCTATATGCTTTTTGATGTGAGGGGAGGCATGCTTCAACGAGATGTCTTTGATCCAGCCGTCGAAGAATTGGCCATAGACGTAAAACAATACAGTGCTGGCATCTATCTGCTCAAATTAGAAGGAGCAAATGACAGTAAAACTCTTAGATTAGTTAAGGAGTAA
- a CDS encoding GH39 family glycosyl hydrolase, whose product MNRKTQVLIWTLVLMATGLWAQKKTKVSATSQGQAFEHYWSKCVGAGRANEGLRAGWLEQLETVQQDCGFEYVRFHGLFHDDMFPVFEKDGKITYNWQYIDDLFDRMLDLQVRPFVELGFFPEPLAADSSQTVFWWKARVTPKEETFGMWHDLVKAFTQHCVDRYGIDEVSTWYFEVWNEPNLDWGFFDGTKAQYFELYKQSALAVKSVNSQLKVGGPSTSNFVPDDRYKGQREDRSISDALFATDDINSLEWHGVWIEDFLAFCQKESLPVDFVSCHPYPTDYAFNPETGKGKGLTRYVGSTKDDLEWLNATIAKSAYPKAEIHLTEWNTSPSSRDRMHDLLPAAAYIVKTNLDCIGLTHSLAFWTFTDIFEEKGGAASIFHGGFGMINYQGFVKPSYHAYRMLHQLGDEVLSQEEHLFVTRKSGSGKVVALAYNYPKEANGAVPAGNMSYADMAKGSAKDLSIVLSDLKPGAMFKIEILDRDHGNIYHYWQNMGQPEPPTREQAKVMKQAASTLKTSLVSADEKGKLILEQKISPWSVMLIEQID is encoded by the coding sequence ATGAATAGAAAGACACAAGTATTGATATGGACACTTGTGCTCATGGCGACAGGGCTATGGGCGCAGAAGAAGACAAAAGTGAGTGCTACTTCCCAAGGGCAGGCATTTGAGCATTATTGGAGTAAATGTGTGGGCGCAGGACGTGCCAATGAGGGATTGCGCGCTGGATGGTTGGAGCAACTCGAAACAGTACAGCAAGATTGTGGGTTTGAATATGTACGTTTTCATGGTCTCTTTCACGATGATATGTTTCCAGTCTTCGAAAAGGACGGAAAGATCACTTACAACTGGCAGTACATTGATGACTTGTTTGATCGCATGCTCGATCTCCAAGTACGTCCCTTTGTAGAATTGGGCTTTTTTCCAGAGCCATTGGCAGCAGATAGCAGCCAGACGGTGTTTTGGTGGAAGGCACGGGTGACACCTAAAGAAGAAACTTTTGGTATGTGGCATGATTTGGTCAAGGCTTTTACCCAACACTGCGTGGATCGCTATGGGATTGATGAAGTATCAACATGGTATTTTGAAGTATGGAATGAACCCAACTTAGATTGGGGCTTTTTTGATGGAACCAAAGCACAATATTTTGAACTGTACAAGCAGTCTGCGCTGGCTGTAAAATCGGTAAACAGTCAATTAAAAGTAGGTGGACCTTCGACGAGCAATTTTGTGCCGGATGATCGATACAAGGGACAGCGAGAAGATCGCAGTATCTCTGATGCGCTCTTTGCTACTGATGACATCAATTCGTTGGAATGGCATGGAGTATGGATTGAGGATTTTCTGGCTTTTTGTCAAAAAGAAAGTTTGCCAGTCGATTTTGTGAGTTGTCATCCATATCCTACAGATTACGCCTTCAATCCAGAGACAGGCAAAGGCAAGGGACTGACTCGATATGTTGGGTCTACCAAAGATGATTTGGAGTGGCTCAATGCGACTATAGCAAAAAGTGCCTATCCTAAAGCTGAAATTCACCTCACAGAGTGGAATACCAGTCCAAGTAGTCGTGACAGGATGCACGATCTCCTGCCTGCAGCTGCCTATATCGTCAAGACCAATTTGGATTGTATCGGATTGACTCATTCATTGGCTTTTTGGACCTTTACAGATATTTTCGAAGAAAAGGGAGGCGCAGCGAGTATCTTTCATGGTGGTTTTGGAATGATCAATTATCAAGGATTCGTCAAGCCATCCTATCATGCTTATCGTATGCTGCATCAGCTGGGGGATGAAGTGCTATCTCAAGAAGAGCATCTTTTTGTGACCAGAAAATCGGGTAGTGGCAAGGTGGTGGCCTTGGCATACAACTACCCCAAAGAGGCAAATGGAGCAGTACCTGCAGGCAACATGAGTTATGCAGATATGGCTAAGGGAAGCGCAAAGGATCTATCCATCGTGCTTTCTGATCTGAAACCAGGTGCGATGTTCAAGATAGAAATACTGGACAGAGATCATGGCAATATCTACCACTACTGGCAGAATATGGGACAACCAGAGCCTCCTACACGTGAGCAAGCTAAGGTAATGAAGCAGGCTGCATCTACCCTCAAGACCAGTCTGGTGAGTGCAGATGAAAAGGGGAAGTTGATCCTAGAGCAGAAAATTAGTCCCTGGAGCGTCATGCTCATCGAACAAATAGATTAA